One genomic segment of Pedobacter endophyticus includes these proteins:
- a CDS encoding outer membrane beta-barrel protein, whose product MKKLLLSLVAVAGLMYSANAQTEKGKFILGGNVGFNSTKVEGAAKSDVSFSIVPSAGYFVSDNFALGTGVGYTYNKQVSRLQLNEAFVVAPFGRYYVGLSDQFKFFGQLSVPMAFGNNKVVDLDGNVGEKYASTTSIGVNLAPGFAFFPTKRIGIEVSVSGLSYNNLNVKNELTGNEVTSNSFGLNADTFAPKLGVQFHF is encoded by the coding sequence ATGAAAAAACTATTATTATCATTAGTAGCAGTAGCAGGTTTAATGTACAGTGCAAATGCACAGACTGAAAAAGGAAAATTCATTTTAGGTGGTAATGTTGGCTTCAATTCTACAAAAGTAGAAGGCGCAGCAAAATCTGACGTAAGCTTTAGCATTGTGCCAAGTGCTGGCTACTTTGTAAGCGACAATTTTGCGTTAGGTACCGGTGTTGGTTACACTTACAATAAACAAGTTAGCAGATTACAATTAAACGAAGCGTTTGTTGTTGCCCCTTTCGGCCGTTACTATGTTGGCTTATCTGATCAATTTAAATTCTTCGGACAACTATCGGTTCCAATGGCATTCGGAAACAACAAAGTGGTTGATTTAGACGGTAATGTTGGCGAAAAATACGCTTCAACAACTTCAATCGGTGTTAACTTAGCTCCAGGTTTTGCATTCTTCCCAACTAAAAGAATTGGTATCGAAGTTTCGGTTAGCGGTTTAAGCTACAACAACCTTAACGTTAAAAATGAACTTACCGGCAACGAAGTTACTTCAAACTCGTTTGGTTTAAATGCAGATACTTTTGCACCA